In a genomic window of Patagioenas fasciata isolate bPatFas1 chromosome 39, bPatFas1.hap1, whole genome shotgun sequence:
- the EIF1AD gene encoding probable RNA-binding protein EIF1AD, with translation MSRATKRKHVVRELLEERVRPADRQTIVRVLGTPGNNLHEVETPEGTRFLVSMPPRFRKHVWIKRGDFLLVDPIPEGVKVKAEMSLVLLPPHVRSLQRQGLWPEAFDPPGRDKGPPRPPGDNDDDNGSDGLFVNTNRGDINGDTSDTSGDASDTSGDTDGDTDGDTEDTGDTEDTRDNKDMGDTTPRDTR, from the exons aTGTCGCGCGCCACCAAGCGGAAGCACGTGGTGCGCGAGCTGCTGGAGGAGCGCGTGCGGCCCGCGGACAGACAGACCATCGTTAGG GTGTTGGGGACCCCGGGGAACAACCTGCACGAGGTGGAGACGCCGGAGGGGACGCGGTTCCTGGTCAGCATGCCCCCCCGCTTCCGGAAACACGTCTGGATCAAgagag gcGACTTCCTGCTGGTCGACCCCATCCCCGAGGGGGTCAAGGTCAAGGCCGAGATgtccctggtgctgctgccccCCCACGTGCGCTCCCTGCAGCGCCAGGGCCTGTG GCCTGAGGCGTTTGACCCCCCCGGCAGAGACAAAGGGCCCCCCCG CCCCCCCGGGGACAATGACGATGACAATGGGAGCGACGGGCTGTTCGTCAACACCAACcgtggggacatcaatggggacaccagtgacaccagtggggacgccagtgacaccagtggggACACCGATGGGGACACcgatggggacactgaggacacaGGTGACACCGAGGACACGCGTGACAAtaaggacatgggggacacgacCCCGAGGGACACGCGGTGA